The sequence below is a genomic window from Corynebacterium sp. 21KM1197.
CGATGAGCTGAAACCGGAGGATGAGGCGATGGATGAGCCGCAGCCCTCGGAGGATAAGCCTGCTCCGCAGCCGTCTTCTTCTACGCAGCCTGCGGAGGCGGAGACGCCTAGCGAGTCTGTGACGGAGGAGCCGAATGAGCCGGTTAAGCCGGGTGCGCCGAAGCTTGAGTTGAAGAAGTACATCGGTACGGAAGAGTTCACCGGTCAGGAGAAACCGCAGGATCAGCCTGGTGCTGATGGTGTGGTAGATGCCCAGGATGCGTCCAAGGCCTTTGAGGCTAAGGAAGCAGGCCAGGATCTTACTGTGACCTTTGTTGTGACCAACACTGGTGATATGGACCTCAAGGATGTTTCTGTGGCTGATGAACTTACCGATGCTGATACCGCAGGTATCAAGATTGGTGAGATCACCCCGGCTAAGCAGGACATTAAGAAGGGTGAGTCGGTGAACTTCACTGCCACGCTGAAGGCTCCGGAGGCTGGGAAGCTGCATGCTGATAAGGCAAAGGCAACTGGTGTTCCGGTGGACGATCAGGGCAAGGAGGTTCCGTGGACTGATGAGGATGGCCAAGAGCACACCCCGGGTGAGCCGGTGGACTCTAACGACGACCCCGCGCACGCTAAGACCCCTCAGCCTGGTGAATCTGAGCCTGGTGAGCCGGAGTTGGCGTTGAAGAAGTACATCAATGGCAATGATGCTCAGGATTGGAACGCTGCTGAGAATCTGAAGGCTGGTGAGAAGGCTGCGGTGAAGTTCGTGGTGACCAATACCGGTGGTGTGGATCTGTTCAACATCACGCTGTCCGATGAGACGGTTGAGGGTGTGGGCGATGTGGAGAACATCACCCCGGAGCAGATTGATCGTCTGAATGTGGGTGAGTCTGCGGAGTTTGTTGGTGAGCTGACGCTTGCGGAGAACGAGGAGCACAAGGACGTTGCTAAGGCGGAGGGTGTTCCGCCGAGCCCGGAGAATCCGGATGAGCCTGGTGTTGATGAGCCGAAGGTGTCTTCGAATGAGGATCCGGCGCATGCTAAGACTCCGAAGCCGGGTGAGCCGGTGGTTCCGGTTCCGGGTGAGCCTGGTCAGCCTGGTGAGAAGGTTTCTCCGAAGCTGCGTCCTGGTGAGCCGGAGCCGAAGATCACGACGGATGCTGTGATTGAGGGTCATGGGCCTTTGGTTGCTGGTGCCACGGTGGTCGATACGGTGAGCTTTACTGGTTTGAATGTTGGCCAGCGGTATGAGTTGGAGTCTGCGTTGATGTGTAAGGCTTCTGGTGAGTCCACGGGTGCTACGGCGAAGGTGGCGTTTGTGCCGCAGGTTTCGGATGGTCGGATTAATGTGCCGATTGCGGTGACGGATGCTGGTTGCTCTGAGCAGGTTGTTTTCCAGACGTTGCGTGATAAGTCTGGTGATGTGGTGGCTGTGCATCATGATATTAATTCTGCTGCGCAGACGGTGACTGCTGAGGATGTTTTGAAGCCTGCGCCTTCGCCGGAGACGGTGGAGAAGAAGCGGGATAAGAATGTCACGGTGGTTAAGGAGGGTGCGCCTGAGGTTGGTAAGGCTTTGGCGCCGAAGTCGCCGCGTCGTTCGATTAAGGCGATTCCTTCTGGTTCCTTGGTGTTGGAGGAGGGTATGCCTTCCCACATCTAGGAGATAGCTAGCATAGAAAATATCTAGTTATCTTATTAAGGGGCTATTGCGAAACTTTTCGCAATAGCCCCTTTTGTTTGCAAGTTTTAAAATTTAAATTAAATTTCAAATTACCCTTCCGTTGCTGAAAATTAACACTAATAAGGTTGGGACATTATAAGATTCCATTTTCCATGCTTTGTCATAAGCTTTGCTGAAGATGTCGTTATAGAAATCCTAGACACATTATCCCAAGATACGAGGAGATTTAGCAAGGAGCGTATGTCTTAAATCTTCAAAGATATTCAGGAGGATCGTGGAGGCAGTGACCCTTTGATCTAGTTTATGAAAGGTGGGGACATTTCTGAGGAACCCTCAAAATGGACGCGGCACGTTGATCTCTAAGGGTCAGGAGGAGGTGCTTGTTTCGGCGCGGTCGCAGTTGATGTTGGAGTTGCGTGATGATGCGCAGCGTGGTCGGGATGCGGTGGTGGTGTTAGACGAGCTTGTACAGGAGTTGTCACAGGAGGGGTGTGTCCGTCAACGGCATGTGGGGCTTGTGCATGCAGCACAACGAGTGGTGGATGCGGCGGTAGCGCTTGATGAGGTGTGGATGCCGTCAGGGGTTCGCCAGGCCATGCGCGCGCAGGTAAAAACCCCTGTTGAACCTGTCTCTACGGGAAGATTATCCCGGAAACAACGCTGTGCTGCGGAACGGAAGCAACGAAGCGGGAAAGGTAAGCAGTACTGGGTGTGAAAACGGAAAAATCGGAACTGTCATCACTCACAGTGAAGAATTTCTTTCACCCGTCTACCGGCAGATTTTACTTTCGCACCTTGAAGCCTTCGAGAGGGGCGTGTACGCATTGATATTGTAAGGAAAAATACGTTAATCAGGCTTCCATGAAGACGAACAGAATTGCACGCAGGACTGCAGTATCTGTTGCTATCATCTTCTGTATACCGGCAATAGTAAATGCGGAAGATCGCGATGTAGAATGGACGCTTTCTTCTGAAGCCTGGGCACCGTCGTATGAGTCTCAAATACAGGGGACAGGATTCCGTAATGCTGCCGGTACTACATGGGCACCTGGCGGTGCAGGTGCGACTAACAGTATTAAAGTTGAGGGAAACGGAAAACATGTAGATATGGCGTGGGTTACCTATAATCAAGGCATGGCCCCTAGTAATGCATGCGTTGACGAGTTTGAGATTTATTATTACGAGGGTGGGGAACGTAAAGAAGAAAAATCGGACCCAAACTGTGCCCTCTAGAGGACTTCGCATGAATTTAATCTAAATAAAGATCTTGACCCAGGAAGTCAGTTCTGCGGTCGTGTTAACACTGGAGGTCAGTGGGGTAACTACGCTTGCATTGAGATTAAGGAGTAAATCATGGGAATTGCGAAGCTAGTCATAGGTATATTGTCTATAAGTGCGATGCTTGCGGTCTCTTTCGCAATCATTTCATTGCTGGTGGTTTTAATTAAGCGCACCGCGGATAAAGACAGCCACTAAGGACATTTTGCAGGCAGAGCCCAGTATTAATA
It includes:
- a CDS encoding VaFE repeat-containing surface-anchored protein codes for the protein RDLAPEIATSASVSKGAKVEAFGSDEDQTVYDTVTVKNLVEGAAYTLDAQLMKKSDSSKIAGASASKEFVASEAGLSEFVKNEDGSVSGVVVVEIPLPAGSLAGGDSAVAFEELTSMVVDAKGHETPDASAPNAIAEHKDIEDAAQTVTYEVPDDGKVKPKPRPDEPLDPISDEPVDELKPEDEAMDEPQPSEDKPAPQPSSSTQPAEAETPSESVTEEPNEPVKPGAPKLELKKYIGTEEFTGQEKPQDQPGADGVVDAQDASKAFEAKEAGQDLTVTFVVTNTGDMDLKDVSVADELTDADTAGIKIGEITPAKQDIKKGESVNFTATLKAPEAGKLHADKAKATGVPVDDQGKEVPWTDEDGQEHTPGEPVDSNDDPAHAKTPQPGESEPGEPELALKKYINGNDAQDWNAAENLKAGEKAAVKFVVTNTGGVDLFNITLSDETVEGVGDVENITPEQIDRLNVGESAEFVGELTLAENEEHKDVAKAEGVPPSPENPDEPGVDEPKVSSNEDPAHAKTPKPGEPVVPVPGEPGQPGEKVSPKLRPGEPEPKITTDAVIEGHGPLVAGATVVDTVSFTGLNVGQRYELESALMCKASGESTGATAKVAFVPQVSDGRINVPIAVTDAGCSEQVVFQTLRDKSGDVVAVHHDINSAAQTVTAEDVLKPAPSPETVEKKRDKNVTVVKEGAPEVGKALAPKSPRRSIKAIPSGSLVLEEGMPSHI